One genomic window of Rhodothermus sp. includes the following:
- a CDS encoding zinc-dependent metalloprotease — translation MWRHLLLLTLLLLQPHLLVAQPLPAIDAFTQGMVHRDGLIPVYLDTLKGKLYLEVIPSGAELLLVPALSAGLGSNDVGLDRGLLGEERVVQFRRTGNQILLYAPNLTYRALEGDAPARRAVEEAFAGAVLWRFPIVAQQGHRFLIDATNFALHDAMDVVGRLRRTGQGTFRLDPDRSTILFEAIKAFPRNTVLEALLTFSSEQPGRFVRQVAAVPEHVTLQQRLMFVALPPPGYQPRAHDPRSGLFYITFYDYTSPVGEPLAQRWIVRHRLQKKDPNAPVSEAVQPIVYYVDPGAPEPIRQALIEGASWWAEAFEAAGFRNAFRVEVLPDTVDPLDVRYNVIQWVHRATRGWSYGRTIVDPRTGEVIKGHVTLGSLRIRQDYLIFEGLLAPYDSAHAQGYPPESDPMLQLALARIRQLAAHEVGHTLGLQHNFAASVNDRASVMDYPAPYVRVRPDGSLDLSAAYDTGIGAWDKVAIRYAYSEFPPGTDEMAALQTILEEATRQGLHFITDADARPPGGAHPLAHLWDNGTDAVDALHRELQVRQIALERFGLKNLRAGRPLATLEEVLVPIYLWHRYQTEATAKLIGGAYYTYVVRTTDMTEAPEVRPVPGATQRAALQALLTVVQPATLRLPESIRRLIPPRPPGYPAHRELFARRTAPLFDPIAPAEAAARQVFDLLLQPERLSRLHYQVLQDPSLLSLHEMLEQVSRTVWTVAIPEDPYEAHLQRIVQTAWTAGLLERVQDARTPIDVRVVLEAHLRTLVDWLQQHPGPDPTTRAHRRFHADWIQRFLNRPYTPDEPAPPTVTLPPGAPIGLLETILEPPRRLLQTARTYDCRLN, via the coding sequence ATGTGGCGCCACCTGTTACTGCTGACGTTGCTGCTGCTTCAACCACACCTGCTGGTCGCTCAGCCGCTGCCAGCCATCGATGCTTTCACACAGGGCATGGTGCACCGGGACGGCCTGATCCCGGTGTATCTCGACACCCTGAAGGGCAAACTCTATCTGGAGGTCATTCCTTCCGGCGCAGAGCTGCTGCTGGTACCGGCCCTTTCGGCCGGACTGGGCTCGAACGACGTCGGACTGGACCGGGGACTGCTCGGTGAGGAACGCGTTGTGCAGTTTCGGCGGACGGGCAATCAGATTCTGCTCTACGCGCCCAACCTGACCTACCGGGCGCTTGAAGGCGATGCGCCCGCACGGCGGGCCGTCGAAGAAGCCTTTGCAGGGGCCGTGCTGTGGCGTTTTCCGATCGTGGCACAGCAGGGTCACCGATTTTTGATTGATGCGACCAATTTTGCGCTGCACGATGCTATGGACGTGGTTGGGCGCCTGCGCCGGACCGGCCAGGGTACGTTCCGGCTGGATCCGGACCGGAGCACGATCCTCTTCGAGGCCATCAAAGCGTTCCCACGCAACACCGTACTCGAAGCGCTGCTCACGTTCTCCAGTGAACAGCCGGGACGCTTTGTCCGACAGGTGGCGGCAGTACCCGAACACGTCACGCTGCAGCAGCGCCTGATGTTTGTCGCCCTGCCACCTCCCGGCTACCAGCCACGTGCCCATGATCCGCGAAGTGGTCTGTTCTATATCACGTTCTACGACTACACCAGCCCGGTGGGCGAACCGCTGGCGCAGCGGTGGATTGTCCGGCATCGGCTTCAGAAAAAGGATCCGAACGCCCCCGTCAGCGAGGCAGTGCAGCCTATTGTCTATTATGTCGACCCCGGCGCGCCGGAGCCGATCCGGCAGGCGCTAATCGAAGGGGCTTCCTGGTGGGCCGAGGCGTTTGAGGCGGCCGGCTTCCGCAATGCCTTTCGAGTGGAGGTGCTGCCGGATACGGTCGACCCGCTCGACGTGCGCTACAACGTGATCCAGTGGGTGCACCGCGCCACCCGAGGCTGGAGCTATGGCCGCACGATCGTCGATCCGCGCACCGGCGAGGTTATCAAGGGCCATGTCACGCTGGGCTCCCTGCGTATTCGTCAGGATTACCTGATCTTTGAGGGCCTGTTGGCCCCCTACGATAGCGCACACGCGCAGGGCTACCCCCCCGAAAGCGATCCCATGTTGCAACTGGCGCTGGCCCGGATCCGCCAGCTGGCCGCCCACGAAGTGGGCCATACGCTGGGATTGCAGCACAACTTTGCAGCCTCGGTGAACGACCGAGCTTCGGTGATGGATTACCCTGCCCCTTACGTACGCGTGCGCCCCGACGGCTCGCTGGATCTTTCGGCGGCCTACGATACGGGCATCGGCGCCTGGGATAAGGTGGCCATCCGCTACGCCTACAGCGAGTTCCCTCCCGGCACCGATGAGATGGCTGCCCTGCAGACCATTCTCGAAGAAGCTACCCGGCAAGGCCTGCACTTTATCACCGACGCCGATGCCCGTCCTCCTGGTGGCGCGCATCCGCTGGCCCATCTGTGGGACAACGGCACCGACGCGGTCGACGCACTCCATCGGGAGCTTCAGGTACGACAGATAGCCCTGGAGCGCTTCGGTCTGAAAAACCTTCGGGCCGGACGTCCGCTGGCCACCCTCGAAGAAGTGCTGGTTCCTATCTATCTGTGGCATCGGTACCAGACCGAGGCCACAGCCAAGCTGATCGGCGGTGCTTATTACACGTATGTCGTCCGCACCACGGACATGACCGAAGCGCCTGAGGTTCGTCCAGTGCCAGGTGCCACGCAGCGGGCCGCGCTGCAAGCACTGCTTACAGTCGTACAACCCGCCACGCTACGCCTTCCCGAATCTATCCGGCGCCTCATTCCTCCACGACCACCGGGCTATCCAGCCCATCGCGAACTATTTGCTCGCCGAACAGCCCCCTTGTTTGATCCGATCGCACCTGCTGAAGCAGCCGCCCGCCAGGTGTTTGATCTTCTGTTGCAGCCGGAACGACTGAGCCGCCTGCATTACCAGGTCCTGCAGGATCCATCACTACTCTCGCTGCACGAGATGCTGGAGCAGGTCAGCCGAACCGTCTGGACCGTCGCTATCCCTGAAGATCCTTACGAGGCCCACCTGCAACGCATTGTGCAGACAGCCTGGACGGCCGGCCTACTGGAACGCGTCCAGGATGCCCGCACCCCTATCGACGTACGCGTCGTATTGGAGGCCCACCTGCGTACCCTGGTCGACTGGCTCCAGCAGCACCCTGGCCCCGATCCGACGACACGCGCCCACCGACGTTTTCATGCTGACTGGATCCAGCGCTTCCTGAACCGTCCATACACCCCCGATGAACCGGCTCCTCCGACGGTAACCCTCCCCCCCGGCGCTCCCATCGGCCTCCTGGAAACCATCCTGGAGCCTCCACGCCGCCTGCTACAGACGGCCCGCACCTACGACTGCCGCCTCAATTAG
- a CDS encoding S9 family peptidase has protein sequence MRRVTLVLLLLVALVAEGQAQSARLTLDRYLEWEDVNDPQISPDGQRIVFTRRWVDKQKDRWQSALWIMNADGSQQRFLVKGRAPRWSPDGTRIAFIADDAEGRPQIFVKWVDLPEPPTQLTHLTEAPASLSWSPDGRLIAFTMNVPVEVHWKVALPDPPKGAQWTKPPRLVRRLHYRADRRGFMEEAYTHLFVIPAEGGTPRQLTEGTWHVGPRFDGLPAGATLSWTPDGRTIVFDGFKASADSVDRNYRNAHLYAIDVETRQLRQLTRQPGRWTQPAVSPDGRWVAFTGYAETRQTYHANDLWMMPLDGSAEPRNLTRTLDRDVSNLHWAPDGSGVYFTINDRGTRNVYFAPIRGEVRQVTRGVHMLSLSSIARNGVAVGVRTSYHEPDDVVRFALDQPDRIERLTAVNDDVLQEVKLGEVEEIWYASRDGTRIQGWIVKPPDFDPSKKYPLILHIHGGPHAMYNVGFNFSFQNFAANGYVVLYTNPRGSTGYGTDFGAAISQAYPGVDHEDLMAGVDALLERGYIDPDRLFVTGCSGGGVLSSWAIGQTDRFAAAAVRCPVTDWISMAGTTDIPLFTFNWFDRPFWEDPADWLARSPLMLVGQVKTPTLLMTGELDLRTPMSQTEEYYVALKMRGVPVVLLRFHEEYHGTGSRPSNFIRTQAYILDWFEKKGRIPGVTVEAEE, from the coding sequence ATGCGTCGTGTTACTCTTGTATTGCTGCTGCTTGTTGCTCTTGTTGCCGAAGGGCAGGCGCAGTCTGCACGGTTGACGCTGGATCGCTATCTGGAGTGGGAAGATGTAAACGATCCGCAGATTTCCCCGGATGGTCAGCGTATCGTCTTTACACGCCGCTGGGTGGACAAGCAAAAGGATCGCTGGCAATCGGCACTCTGGATCATGAATGCGGATGGATCGCAGCAACGCTTTCTGGTGAAGGGGCGTGCACCGCGTTGGTCGCCGGATGGAACCCGCATTGCGTTTATTGCCGACGATGCCGAAGGTCGGCCGCAGATTTTCGTCAAGTGGGTCGATTTGCCAGAGCCGCCTACGCAGTTGACGCATCTGACGGAAGCGCCGGCCAGCCTGAGCTGGTCACCGGACGGCCGGCTCATTGCTTTCACGATGAATGTGCCTGTCGAAGTGCATTGGAAGGTGGCGTTGCCCGATCCGCCGAAAGGCGCACAATGGACCAAACCACCCCGGCTGGTACGGCGGCTCCATTACCGGGCCGATCGGCGTGGCTTCATGGAAGAGGCCTACACGCATCTGTTTGTTATCCCGGCTGAAGGAGGCACGCCTCGTCAGCTTACCGAAGGGACCTGGCACGTGGGCCCACGCTTCGATGGGCTGCCGGCGGGCGCTACGCTGAGCTGGACTCCCGACGGTCGTACGATTGTCTTTGACGGATTTAAAGCCTCGGCCGATTCGGTAGACCGTAATTACCGGAATGCCCATCTGTATGCCATTGATGTGGAAACCCGGCAACTCCGCCAGCTTACCCGACAGCCCGGACGCTGGACACAGCCGGCTGTTTCACCGGATGGCCGTTGGGTGGCGTTCACCGGCTATGCCGAAACGCGTCAGACTTACCATGCAAATGATCTCTGGATGATGCCGCTTGACGGCAGCGCTGAACCGCGCAACCTGACCCGTACGCTCGACCGGGACGTCAGTAATCTGCACTGGGCTCCCGATGGCTCAGGTGTCTACTTCACGATCAACGATCGGGGCACGCGCAACGTCTATTTTGCACCGATTCGGGGCGAAGTGCGACAGGTGACGCGTGGAGTGCACATGCTGTCGCTGTCTTCGATTGCGCGCAACGGGGTTGCCGTTGGCGTACGCACCAGCTATCACGAGCCGGACGATGTCGTCCGTTTTGCGCTGGATCAGCCAGACCGAATCGAACGCCTGACGGCCGTCAACGACGACGTGCTGCAGGAGGTAAAGCTGGGCGAGGTTGAAGAAATCTGGTATGCTTCGCGTGACGGCACGCGCATTCAGGGCTGGATCGTCAAACCCCCGGACTTCGACCCCTCTAAGAAATACCCCTTGATCCTGCATATCCACGGCGGGCCGCATGCTATGTACAACGTGGGCTTTAACTTTTCCTTTCAGAATTTCGCGGCCAATGGCTATGTGGTGCTCTACACGAATCCGCGGGGCAGCACGGGCTATGGAACCGACTTTGGCGCGGCGATCAGTCAGGCCTATCCGGGCGTGGATCATGAGGATCTGATGGCCGGTGTCGACGCACTGCTGGAGCGGGGCTATATTGATCCGGATCGGCTGTTTGTAACTGGCTGCAGCGGGGGCGGCGTGCTTTCAAGCTGGGCAATCGGACAGACCGACCGGTTCGCTGCGGCCGCTGTACGGTGCCCCGTGACCGACTGGATCAGCATGGCCGGTACTACTGATATCCCCCTGTTTACCTTTAATTGGTTTGACCGGCCTTTCTGGGAAGATCCTGCCGACTGGCTGGCCCGATCGCCGCTGATGCTGGTCGGTCAGGTCAAGACGCCTACCCTTTTGATGACGGGCGAGCTGGACCTGCGCACACCGATGAGCCAGACTGAAGAATACTATGTGGCCCTGAAGATGCGGGGCGTGCCCGTGGTACTGTTGCGTTTTCATGAGGAGTACCACGGGACGGGCTCCCGGCCGTCTAACTTTATACGGACGCAGGCCTATATCTTAGACTGGTTCGAAAAGAAAGGTCGCATCCCAGGCGTGACCGTCGAAGCCGAGGAATAA
- a CDS encoding exonuclease SbcCD subunit D yields the protein MKILHTADIHLGITTYGRIDPATGLNTRLQDFRRAFEFMVTQALAEDVDLFLFCGDAFRHPDPSPTEQTIFAECLQPLVERNIPIVLLVGNHDHPVTFGRASSIDIFRYLEGHARVFRRPEVATVPTKNGPLQLIALPWPVRSLLLTREAYRQKSAAEVREVIEQLYTEYVQKAVERLDPSLPTVLAGHFSVQGAELSGSERTSLIAHEPKFTVGQLALPPIDYVALGHIHRHQNLNPDGIPVVYSSSIERVSFREADDPKGFVLVDIQTDGTRKQTRYRFVETPARRFVDLHVDARGNTDPTESILKAIARTPVTDAVVRVRYQVDEDQVGHVDMRRIRKALHAAAHIAGIERLAGPVVRERRTVVHHDSSLREALSRYIDQHKNLQPLREQLLEAALALEARLEAERSPD from the coding sequence ATGAAAATCCTCCATACGGCCGACATTCACCTGGGCATCACCACCTATGGCCGCATTGATCCGGCGACAGGCCTCAATACGCGGCTGCAGGACTTCCGGCGTGCCTTCGAATTCATGGTAACACAGGCGCTGGCCGAAGACGTCGATCTGTTTTTGTTCTGCGGGGATGCCTTTCGTCATCCGGATCCTTCGCCTACCGAACAGACGATCTTTGCCGAATGCCTGCAACCGCTGGTCGAACGTAACATTCCGATCGTGTTGCTGGTAGGCAATCATGACCATCCGGTCACCTTCGGCCGTGCTTCGTCGATCGACATCTTCCGCTACCTGGAAGGACACGCCCGGGTCTTTCGGCGTCCGGAGGTGGCTACAGTGCCCACAAAAAACGGCCCGCTTCAACTCATCGCCCTTCCCTGGCCTGTACGCAGTCTGCTACTGACCCGTGAGGCGTACCGTCAGAAGTCGGCCGCCGAAGTACGCGAGGTCATCGAACAGCTCTACACGGAGTATGTGCAGAAGGCTGTTGAACGGCTCGACCCTTCGCTACCTACCGTGCTGGCCGGCCACTTCAGCGTGCAAGGAGCCGAACTCTCCGGTTCGGAGCGTACCAGTTTGATTGCCCATGAGCCGAAGTTCACCGTGGGCCAACTGGCCCTACCGCCCATCGACTACGTAGCCCTGGGCCACATCCACCGACACCAGAACCTCAACCCCGACGGCATCCCTGTGGTCTATAGCAGCAGCATTGAGCGCGTCTCTTTTCGGGAAGCCGACGATCCGAAAGGTTTTGTCCTCGTAGACATTCAGACCGACGGAACACGCAAGCAAACGCGCTATCGCTTTGTTGAAACACCGGCCCGTCGCTTTGTAGACCTGCACGTGGATGCCCGCGGCAATACCGACCCCACCGAGTCCATCCTGAAGGCTATCGCTCGCACCCCGGTGACCGACGCTGTCGTGCGGGTACGCTATCAGGTAGACGAAGACCAGGTGGGCCACGTAGATATGCGCCGCATTCGAAAAGCATTGCATGCGGCTGCTCACATCGCCGGCATTGAACGTCTTGCCGGACCGGTGGTGCGCGAACGTCGTACCGTGGTCCACCACGACAGCTCTCTGCGCGAGGCGCTCTCACGCTACATTGACCAGCACAAAAACCTTCAGCCCCTCCGCGAGCAACTCCTTGAAGCAGCCCTGGCCCTGGAAGCCCGCCTGGAAGCGGAGCGCTCGCCGGACTGA
- a CDS encoding PBP1A family penicillin-binding protein — MPDRWPHTEEELKRYFSDPNFRHARLRADGHTTRQREGLAGFFYRRFRNPRKAQAARVLSVLVGLILLGTLALGLYVWSLSDELPSFQQLDNPTFELATVAYTADGKELARYARQNRTWVSYDEISPYVIQALLATEDHRFYDHWGIDLFRTASAVVQTILSLGREVQGGSTITQQLARNLYNEQIGRAQTIKRKLKEMVTAVELERRYTKREIIEMYLNTVEFVYNAFGIESAARTFFNKPARDLNVLEAATLVGMLRNPALYNPIRFPERARQRRNVVLWQMVRRGYLDRAFFEAHKEDPIVTDFHTSSITASIAPYFAEYVRRWLVSWAKAHGHNIYTDGLRVYTTLDSRLQELARQAVETQLNKLQAVVNYEWSRETGYFLGGDIELYLQQQHYEPFAYYWSSKRDTVDQFIRETERYRRLVASGVAPAAALQQLRADQAFIDSLRAVKTRLEAGFVAIDPRNGYVRAWVGGRDLTQDWYDHVAIARRQPGSTFKPFLYTAAIDNGWSPDDVLPDSSVTYVDPAGNVWQPKNAEGESTGQLITLREALARSVNTVSARLVLQVGPRNVAFYARRMGIQSPLKEVPSLALGTSSVTLLELVSAYATLASGGLYYEPTVVTRIEDANGHVLYEARPTPREAISEETAYTVVDMLRDVIRYGTGQRIRWQFGLTRYDLAGKTGTTQNSADGWFILMHPELVTGAWVGFNDPRVTFRTHWWGQGAHNALLIVGDFWRRMEQAPDIEISNTTFPLPIGLYLPGADSLRQERRLPPELRQRRVGW, encoded by the coding sequence ATGCCAGACCGCTGGCCACACACTGAAGAGGAGCTGAAACGATACTTCAGCGATCCGAACTTTCGACATGCTCGCTTGCGTGCCGACGGCCACACAACGCGGCAACGGGAGGGACTGGCTGGCTTTTTCTACCGACGCTTTCGAAACCCCCGTAAAGCACAGGCCGCGCGGGTGCTGAGCGTGCTGGTGGGCCTGATCCTGCTGGGCACGCTGGCCCTGGGCCTTTACGTGTGGTCACTTTCAGATGAACTGCCTTCGTTTCAGCAGCTCGATAACCCTACTTTTGAACTGGCCACCGTCGCCTATACAGCCGACGGCAAAGAGCTGGCCCGTTATGCACGCCAGAATCGCACCTGGGTCTCCTACGACGAAATCTCTCCCTACGTCATCCAGGCCCTGCTGGCTACCGAAGACCATCGCTTCTACGACCACTGGGGCATCGACTTGTTTCGAACGGCCTCAGCCGTCGTCCAGACGATCCTGAGCCTGGGCCGCGAAGTGCAGGGCGGCTCGACCATTACACAACAGCTGGCCCGCAACCTGTATAACGAGCAGATCGGTCGGGCCCAGACCATCAAGCGCAAGCTGAAAGAAATGGTAACGGCCGTCGAACTCGAACGCCGCTATACCAAGCGTGAAATTATTGAAATGTACCTGAACACGGTCGAGTTCGTCTACAACGCCTTCGGCATCGAGTCGGCGGCCCGCACGTTCTTCAACAAACCCGCGCGGGATCTGAATGTGCTTGAGGCAGCCACGCTCGTAGGCATGCTCCGTAACCCGGCCCTCTATAACCCGATTCGCTTTCCGGAGCGCGCCCGTCAGCGACGGAACGTCGTGCTCTGGCAGATGGTGCGACGTGGCTACCTGGATCGGGCTTTCTTTGAAGCGCACAAAGAAGATCCGATCGTCACAGACTTTCACACTTCGTCGATCACCGCCAGCATTGCTCCCTACTTTGCCGAGTACGTGCGGCGCTGGCTTGTCAGCTGGGCTAAAGCACACGGCCACAACATCTACACAGATGGATTGCGGGTCTACACCACACTCGACAGCCGGCTGCAGGAGCTGGCCCGCCAGGCGGTTGAAACGCAACTCAATAAGTTGCAGGCCGTGGTCAACTACGAATGGAGCCGAGAAACTGGCTATTTTCTGGGCGGCGACATTGAGCTGTACCTGCAGCAACAGCACTACGAACCGTTCGCTTACTACTGGTCCAGCAAGCGCGACACAGTAGATCAGTTCATTCGAGAAACGGAGCGCTATCGGCGCCTGGTGGCCAGCGGGGTAGCTCCTGCCGCAGCCCTCCAGCAACTCCGAGCGGATCAGGCCTTCATCGACTCACTCCGGGCCGTCAAAACGCGTCTGGAGGCAGGCTTTGTGGCCATTGACCCACGCAACGGATACGTCCGGGCCTGGGTGGGCGGCCGCGACCTGACGCAGGACTGGTACGACCACGTAGCCATTGCCCGTCGGCAACCGGGCTCGACGTTCAAGCCGTTCCTTTACACCGCGGCGATCGATAACGGCTGGTCCCCTGACGACGTACTGCCCGATAGTTCGGTCACGTATGTGGACCCGGCAGGCAACGTCTGGCAGCCCAAGAATGCCGAAGGGGAATCGACCGGCCAGCTGATTACCCTGCGCGAGGCACTGGCCCGCTCGGTCAATACGGTCTCAGCTCGGCTGGTTCTACAGGTAGGACCGCGCAACGTGGCCTTCTATGCCCGTCGCATGGGCATTCAAAGCCCCCTGAAAGAGGTGCCTTCGCTGGCACTGGGCACCAGCAGCGTGACCCTGCTGGAACTGGTCTCGGCCTATGCTACCCTGGCCAGTGGTGGTCTCTACTATGAGCCCACCGTGGTTACCCGCATCGAAGACGCCAACGGACACGTGCTCTACGAGGCACGTCCTACGCCGCGCGAAGCCATCTCCGAAGAGACCGCCTACACGGTGGTGGACATGCTACGCGACGTGATTCGCTACGGTACAGGTCAGCGCATCCGCTGGCAGTTCGGGCTGACGCGCTACGACCTGGCCGGCAAAACGGGCACCACGCAGAACAGCGCCGACGGCTGGTTTATCCTGATGCATCCCGAGCTGGTTACTGGCGCCTGGGTGGGCTTCAATGATCCCCGCGTCACGTTCCGTACCCACTGGTGGGGCCAGGGTGCCCATAACGCCCTGCTGATCGTGGGCGACTTCTGGCGGCGTATGGAACAGGCACCGGACATCGAGATCAGCAACACCACCTTCCCGCTACCGATCGGCCTGTATCTGCCGGGCGCCGATTCGCTCCGGCAAGAACGTCGCCTCCCGCCAGAACTACGCCAGCGGCGCGTGGGCTGGTAG
- a CDS encoding UDP-2,3-diacylglucosamine diphosphatase — protein sequence MVLFFADLHLGRTDPATERAVEQSLLACLTTLVDRTEHLILVGDVFHHYIEYRHLVPRGFVRFQALLADWAARGIPVTYVVGNHDPWHRDYFEQELGVRVLHEPIIDTLLGRRVFLDHGDLAIASPLSRMLRRLLRHPMPVWLYRNLLPGDLGLALARRVTQWRPERLNPITVERLRRYARQLLQASVADVVVLGHSHRAELHRWPEGLYLNPGCWYQDHTFGLMETDALLLCRWTSGGPQTLIRYPLP from the coding sequence GTGGTTCTGTTTTTTGCTGATCTGCATCTGGGCCGGACCGATCCCGCTACCGAACGCGCGGTCGAGCAATCGCTACTGGCCTGTCTGACCACACTGGTCGATCGAACCGAACACCTGATTCTGGTCGGTGATGTTTTTCACCATTATATCGAATACCGACATCTTGTCCCCCGGGGCTTTGTGCGCTTTCAGGCATTGCTGGCCGATTGGGCTGCGCGGGGCATCCCGGTTACCTATGTGGTCGGCAACCATGATCCCTGGCACCGGGACTATTTCGAGCAGGAACTGGGCGTGCGCGTGTTGCATGAGCCCATCATCGATACGCTACTGGGACGTCGCGTCTTCCTGGACCATGGTGATCTGGCCATTGCCTCCCCCCTTTCACGAATGCTCCGCAGGCTCCTCCGGCATCCGATGCCGGTCTGGCTCTATCGCAACCTGCTCCCCGGCGATCTGGGGCTTGCGTTGGCTCGACGCGTCACGCAGTGGCGACCGGAACGCTTGAATCCCATCACGGTCGAACGTCTGCGTCGATATGCCCGACAGCTACTGCAGGCCAGTGTGGCCGACGTGGTGGTGCTGGGCCACAGCCACCGGGCCGAACTGCACCGCTGGCCCGAGGGGCTGTACCTGAACCCGGGGTGCTGGTATCAGGACCATACCTTCGGGCTGATGGAAACCGATGCCCTCTTGCTCTGCCGCTGGACCTCAGGCGGTCCACAGACGTTGATCCGATATCCGCTACCCTGA
- a CDS encoding rhomboid family intramembrane serine protease: MYRDHDYYQPPTQFAVFPPVVKNLLILNGLVFLAQLVPTTDRLLIAWFALWPLGLPDFYPDFWPWQLITYSFLHGGFTHLFFNMFALWMFGVPIERAWGSRRFGVYYFVCVVGAGLTQLLVVTLSGAVFPTVGASGGVFGILLAFGMMFPNTPIYLYFLFPIKAKWLVIGYGLLELWAGVTATQSGVAHFAHLGGMLFGFLLIQYWRGKLPWRPARRLYW, from the coding sequence ATGTACCGCGATCACGATTATTATCAGCCCCCTACGCAGTTTGCGGTTTTCCCGCCGGTTGTCAAGAATCTGCTGATCCTGAACGGCCTGGTGTTCCTGGCGCAGCTGGTGCCCACGACCGATCGGTTGCTGATCGCATGGTTTGCGCTGTGGCCACTGGGATTGCCGGACTTTTATCCGGACTTCTGGCCCTGGCAGCTCATCACTTACAGCTTTCTACACGGTGGTTTCACCCACCTCTTTTTTAATATGTTTGCGCTCTGGATGTTTGGGGTCCCCATTGAGCGGGCCTGGGGCTCTCGACGCTTTGGGGTCTACTATTTTGTGTGCGTGGTAGGTGCAGGATTGACCCAGTTACTTGTTGTCACGCTCAGCGGTGCAGTGTTTCCAACCGTAGGAGCTTCGGGGGGCGTCTTTGGCATCCTGCTGGCGTTTGGCATGATGTTTCCCAATACACCCATTTACCTGTATTTCCTGTTTCCGATCAAAGCCAAATGGCTGGTGATTGGCTACGGGTTGCTGGAGCTCTGGGCCGGCGTGACGGCCACGCAGTCGGGGGTAGCGCACTTTGCCCACCTGGGCGGTATGCTCTTCGGTTTTCTACTGATTCAATACTGGCGGGGCAAGTTGCCCTGGCGACCTGCACGGCGCCTGTACTGGTAA
- a CDS encoding rhomboid family intramembrane serine protease — protein MSRFLVWYRMQPPALRALLTINVSIYLLWILAFMHIDAVRQFVWLQLALNPDWPTILTHPWQLVTYNFLHLQFGFWGLIHLLFNMLWLVWIGREYEELHGSHQLLALYVIAGVGGGLLTVLLHALFPGVGAFGGLVHGASASVLGVLMAVAILYPFKSVALFLFGPIRLLYLVLIFLALDVLFMAGGGTAVGAHLGGALFGLLYARAEQRGIELGSWARIFFQGRRARRSRQPVTAETGRMLRRVGAWMEQRRGTSEGGRSAEERSLEEEVDRILDKISAHGYDSLTEEEKRILYEASRR, from the coding sequence GTGAGCCGGTTTCTGGTCTGGTACCGTATGCAGCCGCCTGCGCTACGGGCGCTGCTGACAATTAACGTAAGCATTTATCTGTTGTGGATCCTGGCGTTCATGCACATCGACGCCGTACGCCAGTTCGTCTGGCTGCAGCTGGCCTTGAACCCCGACTGGCCCACCATTCTGACGCATCCCTGGCAGCTTGTGACCTATAACTTTTTGCATCTGCAGTTCGGCTTCTGGGGATTGATCCATCTGCTGTTCAACATGCTCTGGCTGGTGTGGATCGGTCGAGAGTACGAAGAGTTGCACGGATCGCATCAGCTGCTGGCGCTGTACGTGATTGCGGGCGTAGGGGGAGGCCTGCTTACCGTGCTGTTGCATGCGCTATTTCCCGGGGTGGGTGCGTTTGGTGGGCTGGTGCATGGGGCGTCGGCGTCGGTACTGGGCGTGCTCATGGCCGTGGCTATCCTCTATCCGTTCAAGAGCGTGGCGTTGTTTCTGTTTGGTCCGATCCGGCTGCTTTACCTGGTGTTGATCTTTCTGGCACTTGACGTGCTGTTCATGGCGGGAGGCGGAACGGCCGTTGGGGCGCATCTGGGTGGGGCGTTGTTTGGCCTGCTTTACGCCCGGGCAGAACAGCGGGGTATCGAGCTGGGAAGCTGGGCTCGTATTTTCTTCCAGGGTCGGCGTGCTCGTCGGAGCCGACAGCCTGTAACGGCCGAGACGGGCCGCATGCTCCGTCGCGTGGGTGCCTGGATGGAACAACGGCGTGGGACGTCCGAAGGTGGCCGCTCAGCGGAGGAGCGTTCCCTTGAGGAAGAAGTTGATCGGATCCTGGACAAAATCAGCGCACACGGCTACGATTCGCTTACCGAAGAAGAGAAACGGATCCTTTATGAAGCCAGTCGGCGTTGA